The sequence below is a genomic window from Ischnura elegans chromosome 2, ioIscEleg1.1, whole genome shotgun sequence.
AGATCTAACCAGTacctttgaaggaaaatattattttctgaagacAAAGCTAATATTACAAAGAATATGAAACCAAAGAGAATGGGATCCCAGCCTTCATGTTTCTTTAAGTTCACTACTTCAACAAAAAATTTTAGCTTATAAATCTCTAGTCATTTACACTATCACTAACCATATGCACCCTCTCTCACAATGCTCTTACATTCATCTTTGAAGTACTCCACGAAGGTAGGTGTACATAGAGCACTTAGGGGTTCACCCCAGCCTGATGCGCCTCCCACAATGAACACCAAATGTCCCTCTCCTATTCCCAGTAGACCTCCACACCTATATCCCGCACATGTCCCATTTCTTCTTCTTCACCTCACATTCACCTTACTCTTCAGAAAATATTggcacaaaatattttccctctattAGACATTTCATTGCTTTCCCCAACCCATTTGATGTGAATTACAGCTCCAATTATCCGTTGATTTACCATTCTTTGTATCAACCACCCATCACTTGTCAAGCAAGTCCCACCTAACTTTTTGCTATCCCTCCTTTCCAAACCTTCTCCCTTTCCCATGCAAAACAACtagtttttttcaattgaatgtgcACAATGAAACAGGGAAAGCATGACACAAGAGACCTAACAAAAAATTACTAGTAAAATGATCATGAGTATGTACTTATATAATTCAATTATCCATTTTTGGCTTTCTCCTCCATTAGGATAAATAATTGAAGTACTACCTTATGATACAAAGAAATACTAATTAATAAAgatgaattttattcaatgaaatctACTTCTCCCAGTGATTAGCCACAAAAAGTCATTTACATTTCCCATTTAcatcaatttcataatttcatttccCTGAGAAGATTCAGGATTCCAAGTCCAAATTCCACAACAAAGCTAAAGCTCATTCCACATTACTTCCTCTCTTGCCTTATTCACCACCGAAAATATGTGAAAGACATATTTTTGTCTACACACCACTGGCAGTGTAGCATAAAAAAACATTGCATCCATCAGGTTGGGCTAGATTGAACCATCAAATCTGTATGTACCTCAACACAATGCCATATatataataacaacaacaacttctTGCAAAGATCACATTATACTTGTGGGCTATACAACATTTAGAGATGCAAGTAGCAAGAACAAACTCCTCTGCAGAACAAACTCACATCAATCACTGTATGAAGCAATGATCAATAAAGGCATGAGAGagcatttttatcatatttttaaggtcACGGTCTGAGATCACATGTAGGCATCAACTAGCAGGAAAATTTGTATTGAGAAATAACACTTCATATAATTTCATGACAGTATAAGTTGTACATATTGTGAGCATTATATAAAATATGGaattgcaaaatattgaaaaattttaacattaaataccAATCCTGAGTTGATAATCAGCAAGTTATTCTTTCATAACAATGCTGCACCTCAGTAGCTAgaaggtgaaaaataataaacaaaattcaaactAAGAGCTCTTTCCTCATTGGAAAAAAAAAGAGATTCGTTCTGGCTCACTCAATAGAATACAATACCAGATCCACACATTCTTGAGAgcttaatgtatttaaaaataaaaaatgtagtaAAATAAGCAATGATTCAAAATCTTCAAACCAAATGGTATACATAgcagaaatgaaaattatggCATCAGCTTACAAGAGTTACAGATAAGCAAGCACAATGACTTCCTTTGCATAAAAAGGATCAATTAGGAAAGTGGATTTACCCTATTTTAACTTACCTAGAGAAACTATAACTGTAGCACTACAGCTCCTTTGCTCAGATGTGCTATACACATTTTCTCACTTCTAAGTTGAATACTGAGATTTCACTTGACTTTTAGTAGCCCATTAATGTTTGCTGCACAGAATTTTTGCAACCCTAAACAACCCAGGCTATACATGTTTCTGCAGCATCACTGAAAATTATCATAGACAAGCAGTATCTTTTTTATGGTCCACCTGCTTCTTAAATCCAGCATGCTTAGAATAAGGAATTTGCAAAATCCTATTGACtgatcatcaaaatatttccattttacacCCATTCTTAATCACACACAActttcaaatggaaaatattgtattgaaCTGCATGAGACAtaataaaattatctgaaaatatcACGAGAATAGTTAACAGCCAACTCTTAGGTGTAAATCTGGAAAAAATTCAGCTATGGCCAACGTATGGTATTTTACGGTTCAATCATATTCAGACAAATTATATACATACATCAAGAGATTTGGGGTCTCCCTAGAAAAAACTTAGGGCAAGATTTAGAATTTAGTACACACAAACTTATCTGTTCTAATCTTAAATACTGAAACGTGATACAATTGAGATGCCAAGGATAACAGTTCTTTATCGCGAGAAATTTATAGTTCACAATGGTCAATCACAGAAAACCTCTGCTTACATGGTGTCTGAGATGTACATAGAGCCAATATACAGAGAATATTCGATTTGAACATCAGAATATAAGGAATATGGCTGAAATAGGTTAACAAAAGAGATGACTTTAACAGTCAGTATTTAATGCAAGAGGCAAAAAGTACTCACACCAAGCTTTCATCAAAAGTACTCACTGACACAGCAGTTACAGTTTCATTTGACAGAGCAAACACGATTTTATCTCATAAGGTGTGGGAATAAATCCAAGTCTTAAAGGTTCACATTGATGTGATAAACCCAAGCCTTAAGAGTTGAAAATGACCTAAGTATCACACAATGCGAGTTTAGTACACCCTACGTCTTGCCTTTACACCCCATTCACGAGGAAGGATAAAATATTACTGAAAAACTAAATGCAACAATAAACATAGACAAATGATGGAATAATCTAAGActccaaaaaatatgtaaattttagaCAGTAATTAATTCCAAATAGgagtataataaaatttttagacCCAAATTATCTGGACCGTCAAAACAACtctaatttttgaaaagaaacaaatatttgcCCTGTTTATTTAGCCACACATACTGAGTTTGTATTAACCCATTTCTTAGAATTCTTTTGCTAACTAATTTGAACCATTTAAAATACACAATGACGAAGTATAAGGACAGAAAACATAACCCCATGTAAGCAGAGGGAATTAACagcacttaaaataaaattatcatattttgctATCACACTCCTGTCACTGAAACAAGTAGACACGCTTCTTTCTTTAAGTACAAACACCAAGACccaatatttaaaaacatatgaaCTGAACGATGACCATATTCACACACaatatttacaaaattggttGATGCCATACAATTTTTCCTTTGAGGCACCCAGAGACAAGAAGGCAATGAGTAGGTGAAAACTTAGTGCTGACCACTATGTCAGAGTGGCAGATATTGGTGGCAACCTCATGCAACTTAATTGGCGGATTAGGAGGAACAACTGTACAAAGCTCAGAGCAGTCTGGAGAAAAAGCCAACAACCTCACCCCTGAACCAAATGGAGAACACACAAGTCGACCTCCAGCTCCAAAGCACAGTTCTTTGATGAAGCCTCGACCGACATTAGGTTCTTCACAGTAATGAGTCAGACGATTAATATTCTTATGTATTTTCGTATTGGATAGATTGGCCAGTTCATTACCAGGATTAGAAAACCCCCTAAACTGAAACTCTTCTATGATGTCATCATTGCTGCCAACTGCATCTGTGGATGTCCGATGACCTAATGGATGACGATTTGACCTGGCTCCTCTACGATTTGATGCTTCCGCAGGACTACCATTCACGCCAGCAGAGGAACTGTGTGCCTGCACTACAACCCTACTGGGAGCTACACCTCTGCCTGAACGTCCCATTGGTCCCAACTCTATTGCACCAGCATTTGGCCTACTCAAAGTCCACCTAGCATCCCAAGTATTTCTACCTCTATTTTCTCTCAACATTCTAGCATCTCTGATGGCCAAAACAGCTTCCCACACATCAGAATTGGGAAAATTCTGACTATTATTATCCTGAGGTTGGTTGGTGTTCCCTGCAGTTCTTCCACGTCTTGAAATTGCAATTTCCCGAGAGGATGACCTTGTGGAAGGGCCAGCAGAGGGCGAGGGCACTTGGGGGCAGTtagagggaggaggaggtggatcCGTCGTCTCCGAATTTTGATTTGATGATGACGAAGATCTGGAACTAGAGGCAGCACTTA
It includes:
- the LOC124153796 gene encoding DDB1- and CUL4-associated factor 10 isoform X2, with the translated sequence MGSLWILRFLDSRVFATCSDDSTVALWDARNLKSRIRTLYGHSNWVKNIEFSSREDLLVTSGFDGSIYTWDINSYTESGFLYNRVFHTNGLMRTRLNPDASKMIICTTGGYLIIIHDLDLHNLPFDLYGFKPNMYRLMQLSQATIPMAVCFNHLFSRWRRRNRVEFVTDFPVNDDAEVVSSLQVHPQGWSVLSRNISNDETSEWSCVHDIQERDPESDEEELDCPDRDVSKENSTSGEDGASQEERPVTSSSLIILSAASSSRSSSSSNQNSETTDPPPPPSNCPQVPSPSAGPSTRSSSREIAISRRGRTAGNTNQPQDNNSQNFPNSDVWEAVLAIRDARMLRENRGRNTWDARWTLSRPNAGAIELGPMGRSGRGVAPSRVVVQAHSSSAGVNGSPAEASNRRGARSNRHPLGHRTSTDAVGSNDDIIEEFQFRGFSNPGNELANLSNTKIHKNINRLTHYCEEPNVGRGFIKELCFGAGGRLVCSPFGSGVRLLAFSPDCSELCTVVPPNPPIKLHEVATNICHSDIVVSTKFSPTHCLLVSGCLKGKIVWHQPIL